In the genome of Magnolia sinica isolate HGM2019 chromosome 2, MsV1, whole genome shotgun sequence, one region contains:
- the LOC131226256 gene encoding vacuolar protein sorting-associated protein 32 homolog 2-like: METNRMTEKEANEEAKIRNEGRNLNLNDVDKTMDEINEQIENMKQIQEALSTPISTATDFDEDELEVELEELEGAELEEQLLQHATTAPAAPVQAARQPARPTPQKNTAEEDELAALQVEMAL, translated from the exons ATGGAGACAAACAGAATGACTGAGAAAGAGGCAAATGAGGAAGCGAAAATCAGAAATGAAGGGCGAAATTT AAACCTTAATGATGTGGACAAGACAATGGATGAGATCAATGAGCAGATTGAGAACATGAAACAGATTCAGGAAGCACTGTCTACTCCTATTAGCACAGCAACTGATTTTGATGAA GATGAACTAGAGGTAGAGCTTGAGGAATTGGAGGGAGCTGAGTTGGAGGAACAACTTCTTCAGCATGCCACAACTGCCCCCGCCGCTCCAGTGCAAGCAGCCAGGCAACCTGCTCGCCCTACTCCTCAAAAAAATACTGCTGAGGAAGATGAGCTTGCAGCATTACAGGTAGAGATGGCTCTTTGA